The proteins below come from a single Acaryochloris sp. CCMEE 5410 genomic window:
- a CDS encoding type II secretion system F family protein, which translates to MPTYVVRARDSQGKSSQKRVNATSQKEARSNIQRQGLQILDIKESQGFSMNAELDLSFLQSITVKDKALFSRQFSALVNAGVALVRGLGVMSEQCKNPKLKKALLDVNAAVQQGVSLSDAMRGHPAAFDQLYVAMIQAGETGGVLDEVLNRLATLLEDQARLKNQIRSALAYPVVVGFIAVSIFLGMVIFLIPVFDGIFSQLGGDLPAFTQFMVNLSEFLRTPIYGISAAIVVFGSTFALRQYYRTRAGRETIDRIMLKLPLFGDLIQKTAVARFCRTFGSLSRSGVPILYSLEIVRDTAGNQVVSNAIDEARREIQGGGMLSLALQKEKVFPLLATQMINVGEETGEIDKMLMKVADFYEDEVEQAVKAMTSVMEPLMIVVLGGMVGSILVAMYLPMFKIFDLIG; encoded by the coding sequence ATGCCAACTTACGTCGTCCGTGCGCGAGACTCTCAAGGAAAATCAAGCCAAAAAAGGGTAAACGCAACCTCTCAAAAAGAAGCTCGTTCTAATATCCAGCGCCAAGGGCTACAGATCCTTGATATAAAGGAATCTCAAGGCTTCAGCATGAATGCTGAGCTGGATCTGAGTTTTCTTCAGTCCATCACTGTTAAAGATAAAGCTTTGTTCTCGAGACAGTTTTCAGCTTTAGTCAATGCCGGGGTTGCATTGGTAAGGGGCTTGGGAGTTATGTCTGAACAGTGTAAGAATCCTAAGCTTAAAAAGGCACTTCTAGATGTCAATGCTGCTGTCCAACAAGGCGTTAGCTTATCAGATGCTATGAGGGGCCACCCTGCTGCTTTCGATCAGCTATATGTTGCCATGATTCAAGCAGGTGAAACAGGTGGTGTTTTGGATGAGGTTCTCAATCGTCTAGCCACTTTGCTGGAAGATCAAGCGCGTTTGAAAAATCAGATTCGATCAGCGCTAGCATATCCAGTTGTCGTTGGTTTTATCGCTGTTTCAATCTTTTTGGGAATGGTTATTTTCCTTATCCCAGTATTTGATGGCATATTTAGCCAATTAGGTGGTGACTTACCTGCGTTTACTCAATTTATGGTGAATCTCAGCGAATTTTTGCGGACACCGATTTATGGGATTTCAGCTGCAATTGTTGTTTTTGGATCCACATTTGCCCTTCGGCAGTACTATCGAACCCGAGCAGGCAGAGAAACTATTGATCGAATCATGCTTAAGTTGCCTCTGTTTGGTGATCTGATTCAAAAGACGGCTGTGGCTAGATTTTGTCGAACTTTTGGGTCACTTTCTCGTTCAGGTGTGCCTATTCTCTATTCTCTCGAAATTGTTCGTGATACTGCAGGAAACCAGGTTGTATCTAACGCTATTGATGAAGCTCGACGAGAAATTCAAGGGGGTGGCATGTTGAGCTTAGCGTTGCAAAAAGAAAAAGTATTTCCTCTCCTAGCGACTCAAATGATCAATGTTGGGGAAGAAACAGGAGAGATTGACAAGATGCTTATGAAGGTTGCTGATTTTTATGAAGATGAAGTCGAACAGGCGGTTAAAGCCATGACTAGTGTGATGGAACCCTTGATGATCGTTGTTTTAGGAGGTATGGTTGGTTCCATTCTTGTGGCTATGTATTTACCTATGTTCAAGATCTTCGATCTAATCGGTTAA
- a CDS encoding isoprenyl transferase, with product MTLNSSLPKQLPSDLDVQRLPKHVAVIMDGNGRWAKQRGLPRIVGHRRGVDTLKSLLRCCKDWGVQALTAYAFSTENWGRPLDEVEFLMMLFERVLRRELQEMIDEGVQIHFVGDLEALPLTLQTEIQRAMTATKDNHTIKFIVATNYGGRREIIQACRNIASKVQHNQINLDDIDESLFERHLYTAGIIDPDLLIRTSGEMRVSNFLLWQMAYAELYVTKTLWPDFDRDEFHQALKDFQDRHRRFGKVN from the coding sequence ATGACGTTAAATTCAAGTCTTCCAAAGCAACTCCCTTCAGACCTAGATGTTCAGCGACTGCCCAAACATGTCGCCGTCATCATGGATGGTAATGGGCGATGGGCCAAGCAGAGAGGATTACCCCGCATTGTCGGACATCGTCGTGGAGTAGATACCCTGAAGTCACTCCTGCGTTGTTGCAAAGATTGGGGAGTCCAAGCACTCACAGCGTATGCTTTTTCCACAGAGAATTGGGGACGTCCGCTTGATGAAGTGGAATTCTTGATGATGCTATTTGAAAGGGTTTTGCGTCGCGAATTACAAGAGATGATTGATGAAGGCGTACAAATACACTTTGTCGGTGATTTAGAAGCTCTGCCATTGACGCTACAAACAGAAATACAGCGAGCGATGACTGCGACAAAAGACAATCACACCATCAAATTTATCGTCGCCACTAATTACGGAGGTCGTAGAGAAATTATTCAAGCATGCCGCAATATTGCCTCTAAAGTTCAGCATAATCAAATCAACCTGGATGATATTGATGAAAGCTTATTTGAACGGCATCTATATACAGCCGGAATTATAGACCCAGACCTGTTAATTCGAACCAGTGGAGAAATGAGAGTCAGTAATTTCCTCTTGTGGCAAATGGCCTATGCTGAACTCTATGTTACCAAGACCCTATGGCCAGACTTCGATCGAGATGAGTTCCATCAAGCCCTTAAAGACTTCCAAGATAGGCATCGAAGATTTGGTAAAGTCAACTAA
- the dnaK gene encoding molecular chaperone DnaK — MGKVIGIDLGTTNSCVAVLEGGKPVVIPNTEGGRTTPSIVGFAKSGDRLVGQLAKRQAVTNAENTIFSIKRFIGRRWQETETERSRVAYTSVPGKDETVDVQIRGKNYTPQEISAMVLQKLKQDAEAYLGEAVSQAVITVPAYFSDAQRQATKDAGTIAGLEVLRIINEPTAASLSYGLEKQEEDHKILVFDLGGGTFDVSILQLGDGVFEVKATAGNNHLGGDDFDESILKWMLESFRQTESIDLSKDKMALQRLREAAEKAKIELSSTITTSINLPFITADETGPKHLEMDLTRAKFEELAAELVTGTMEPVERALKDSDLQAEDIDRIILVGGSTRIPAVQEAVKQYFGGQSPDRSVNPDESIALGAAIQAGVLGGEVKDLLLLDVSPLSMGIETLGGVFTKIIDRNTTLPTSRSQSFSTATDGQTCVEIQVYQGERAMVKDNKCLGRFELTGIPPAPRGVPQIEVTFDIDANGILNVSAQDKGTGREQSIRISNTGGLSSLEVERMRQEAQIYADQDRQLKEVAHQKNQIDSMLYSCSATLKDNASTVSPELKQRAEQAAAELKVLADQPDVTAEMLKLRIDTLQQVLLDIGAEVYQQSATNSPSANDVYNPSDVYNSQPSTVVTPDLVSEPSAPLDDDSTIVGDFDDTVITDYEAVD; from the coding sequence ATGGGTAAGGTCATTGGTATTGATCTAGGAACAACGAATAGCTGTGTTGCTGTTCTTGAAGGGGGAAAACCGGTCGTTATCCCCAATACTGAGGGGGGCAGAACGACCCCTAGTATTGTCGGTTTTGCTAAATCTGGGGACCGCCTAGTTGGCCAACTTGCCAAACGACAAGCAGTCACCAATGCTGAAAACACCATTTTCAGCATTAAGCGATTCATCGGCCGTAGATGGCAGGAAACAGAAACGGAAAGATCTCGTGTCGCTTATACCTCTGTTCCTGGCAAAGATGAAACCGTTGATGTTCAAATTCGAGGGAAAAACTATACCCCTCAGGAAATTTCAGCAATGGTTCTGCAAAAACTGAAACAAGATGCTGAAGCCTACTTAGGAGAGGCAGTGTCTCAAGCAGTTATCACCGTTCCTGCTTATTTCAGTGATGCCCAGCGCCAAGCCACAAAGGATGCAGGAACCATCGCTGGATTAGAAGTTCTGCGAATCATCAATGAACCCACCGCAGCCTCTCTATCTTATGGTCTGGAAAAGCAAGAGGAAGACCATAAGATCTTAGTCTTTGACTTAGGAGGGGGTACCTTTGATGTCTCCATCCTTCAACTCGGAGATGGGGTCTTTGAGGTAAAAGCCACTGCTGGTAACAATCACCTCGGTGGGGATGACTTCGATGAATCCATTTTGAAATGGATGTTAGAAAGTTTTCGCCAAACTGAATCGATTGATCTATCCAAAGACAAGATGGCCCTGCAGCGATTACGGGAAGCAGCAGAAAAAGCCAAGATCGAGCTATCTAGTACCATTACAACCTCCATTAACTTGCCATTCATCACGGCTGATGAAACAGGTCCCAAACATTTGGAGATGGATTTAACCCGAGCCAAATTTGAAGAGTTAGCTGCTGAACTTGTAACAGGAACGATGGAACCTGTTGAAAGGGCTCTCAAGGATTCAGACTTACAAGCTGAGGACATTGATCGCATCATCTTGGTGGGAGGCTCCACCCGGATTCCTGCAGTCCAAGAAGCCGTCAAACAATACTTTGGCGGTCAAAGTCCGGATCGCTCGGTTAATCCTGATGAGTCGATTGCCCTAGGTGCTGCCATTCAAGCTGGTGTTCTGGGCGGGGAAGTTAAGGATCTATTGCTCCTGGATGTATCTCCCCTGTCGATGGGTATTGAAACTTTGGGAGGGGTATTTACCAAAATCATTGACCGTAATACAACCTTGCCCACCAGCCGTTCACAGAGCTTTTCTACCGCAACAGATGGGCAAACCTGTGTAGAAATCCAGGTTTACCAAGGTGAGCGGGCCATGGTGAAAGATAACAAGTGTCTCGGTCGTTTTGAATTAACCGGCATTCCTCCGGCACCGCGGGGTGTACCACAAATTGAAGTCACCTTTGATATCGATGCTAATGGCATTCTCAATGTTTCTGCCCAAGATAAAGGCACTGGACGAGAACAAAGTATCCGGATCTCTAATACCGGAGGCTTAAGTAGCTTAGAAGTTGAGCGAATGCGCCAGGAAGCCCAAATATATGCCGATCAAGATCGGCAGTTGAAAGAAGTTGCCCATCAGAAAAATCAGATTGACAGCATGCTATATAGCTGCAGTGCCACTTTGAAGGATAATGCAAGCACCGTTTCTCCAGAACTCAAGCAACGGGCCGAGCAAGCAGCGGCTGAACTTAAAGTTTTAGCCGACCAGCCTGATGTCACTGCAGAAATGTTGAAGCTTCGCATAGATACACTCCAGCAGGTACTCTTAGATATTGGGGCTGAAGTTTATCAGCAGTCGGCAACAAACTCACCGTCGGCGAATGATGTTTATAATCCGAGTGACGTTTATAATAGTCAACCTAGCACTGTAGTAACGCCTGATCTAGTTTCGGAACCTTCAGCACCGTTGGATGACGACTCCACCATTGTTGGAGATTTTGATGATACGGTTATCACTGACTATGAAGCCGTAGATTAG
- the dnaJ gene encoding molecular chaperone DnaJ codes for MARDYYDILGVSRSADPDELKRSYRRLARKYHPDVNKEPGAEDKFKEINKAYETLSDPQMRGRYDQFGEAGVSSAAGAGYQDFGDFGGFADIFETFFSGFGGSPQSGRRRSGPARGEDLRFDLKLKFREAVFGGEQQIRISHLESCKTCEGTGAKPGTRPQTCNTCQGSGQVRRMTRTPLGNFTQVSVCPTCNGQGQVVTEKCDSCGGRGQNQVSKKLQIKIPAGVDTGTRLRVSNEGDAGQKGGPPGDLYVYLFVQEDSEFRRDGTNVLSEFKISYLQAILGAQLPVKTVDGEETITIPAGTQPGTVLTLENHGVPRLGNPVSRGDHLITVIIDIPNRISTEERELLVQLASIRAEQTGKGGIEGFLGGIFGR; via the coding sequence ATGGCCCGCGACTACTACGACATTCTAGGTGTTTCCCGCAGCGCCGACCCCGATGAGCTCAAGCGTTCCTATCGACGTTTAGCCCGTAAGTATCATCCCGATGTCAATAAAGAACCCGGGGCCGAAGATAAATTTAAAGAAATCAATAAAGCCTACGAAACCTTGTCCGATCCGCAAATGCGAGGCCGGTATGACCAGTTTGGTGAGGCAGGGGTCAGTTCTGCGGCAGGGGCGGGCTATCAAGATTTTGGCGACTTCGGTGGATTTGCAGATATCTTTGAAACCTTTTTTAGTGGTTTTGGAGGGAGTCCACAATCAGGAAGACGTCGTTCGGGGCCAGCGCGGGGCGAGGATCTGCGATTTGATCTCAAGCTCAAGTTTAGAGAAGCCGTGTTTGGTGGAGAACAGCAAATTCGCATTTCTCACCTAGAAAGCTGTAAAACGTGTGAAGGAACTGGGGCAAAACCTGGCACTCGACCCCAAACCTGCAATACTTGCCAAGGGTCGGGTCAAGTTCGACGGATGACCCGTACGCCTCTGGGAAATTTTACGCAAGTGTCTGTTTGTCCAACTTGCAACGGTCAAGGGCAAGTGGTTACAGAGAAGTGTGATAGCTGTGGCGGACGTGGGCAAAACCAAGTCAGCAAGAAATTACAAATCAAAATTCCAGCTGGCGTAGATACAGGTACTCGATTGCGGGTCTCCAATGAAGGAGATGCGGGCCAAAAGGGTGGGCCTCCTGGTGATTTGTATGTTTATCTGTTTGTACAAGAAGACTCAGAATTTCGTCGCGATGGCACCAATGTCCTATCTGAGTTTAAGATCAGCTACTTGCAGGCGATTTTAGGTGCCCAACTGCCAGTAAAAACCGTGGATGGAGAAGAGACCATTACGATTCCTGCGGGAACTCAACCAGGCACTGTTTTAACCCTGGAAAATCACGGTGTTCCCCGTTTAGGTAATCCGGTAAGTCGGGGAGACCATTTGATTACGGTCATTATTGATATTCCTAACCGAATTTCTACAGAAGAGCGTGAGTTGTTGGTGCAGCTTGCCAGTATTCGAGCGGAGCAAACTGGGAAAGGCGGAATCGAAGGCTTCCTCGGGGGCATTTTTGGCCGATGA
- the cdaA gene encoding diadenylate cyclase CdaA, producing the protein MDGVKEWLINHDWVQTFRSLIDISLALALTYMLLLVIAERRTLWMVRGVVFLVLATVASKLLQFNYLNQLLTFLLIGSAVAMAVILQSEVRRFLEQLGRGELLKMLRPAQQVTQNPDNIIDEIVDAIKELSQNRTGALLIIETRNIPIDERDFSVPGIKLSAEISRELIQTIFQTTTLLHDGALLIRGDRIVSAGVILPISEQTASRQLGTRHRAAMGITERVDNCVCIVVSEETGSISLAEQGILRRPLTSSKLRELLADRLILSVDREVVTPSLRSLGRKIRKQIFSLLSLIFPLLKSRKNI; encoded by the coding sequence ATGGACGGGGTTAAGGAATGGCTGATAAACCATGACTGGGTTCAGACCTTTCGTTCCTTAATTGATATCAGCCTCGCTTTAGCTTTAACGTATATGCTGCTCTTAGTCATTGCTGAGCGGCGAACCCTATGGATGGTAAGAGGTGTCGTTTTTCTTGTTCTAGCAACCGTTGCTAGCAAACTACTGCAATTCAATTACCTCAACCAATTACTCACTTTCTTACTCATTGGCTCTGCCGTAGCCATGGCCGTCATTCTGCAATCAGAAGTCCGACGATTTCTGGAGCAATTGGGAAGAGGCGAACTGTTGAAAATGTTACGTCCCGCGCAGCAGGTCACCCAAAATCCAGATAACATCATCGATGAAATTGTTGATGCAATTAAAGAACTCTCCCAAAATCGGACCGGCGCTTTACTCATCATTGAAACTCGAAATATTCCGATTGATGAACGAGACTTTTCAGTACCAGGAATAAAGTTAAGTGCAGAAATTTCTCGGGAGCTCATCCAAACCATTTTTCAAACAACTACCTTGTTACACGATGGTGCCCTATTGATCCGAGGGGACAGGATCGTTTCAGCTGGCGTTATTCTACCTATTTCTGAACAGACCGCTTCTCGCCAATTAGGCACTCGCCACCGTGCAGCGATGGGGATCACAGAACGGGTTGATAATTGTGTCTGTATCGTCGTTTCCGAAGAGACCGGCTCCATCTCCCTGGCTGAACAAGGTATACTGAGACGCCCTTTAACTAGCAGTAAATTGAGAGAACTGTTGGCTGATCGATTAATCTTATCTGTGGATAGAGAAGTTGTCACCCCAAGCTTGAGAAGTTTAGGCAGGAAAATCAGAAAACAAATCTTTTCTTTGCTTTCTCTCATATTCCCATTGCTCAAATCTCGCAAGAATATATGA
- a CDS encoding type IV pilus twitching motility protein PilT — translation MDYMIEDLMEEVVERGGSDLHLSVGLPPYIRINGKLTPTDYDPLSQEQCQRLIFSMLNNTQRKQLEQTWELDCSYGVRGLARFRVNVYKDRGTYAAALRALSSKIPSIETLGLPNIVREMSEKPRGLVLVTGPTGSGKTTTLASMINNINLTRAEHILTVEDPIEFVYEPIKSLIHQRQVGEDTKSFANALRAALREDPDVILVGEMRDLETIQLAISAAETGHLVFGTLHTSSAAQTVDRMVDVFPPEQQTQVRVQLSNSLVAVFSQTLVTRKNPKPGEFGRVMAQEIMVSTPGIANLIREGKTSQIYSAIQTGGKLGMVTLEKVLAELYRAGTISFESAVSKTSRPDEMQRLMGAAPMGNQRGSGAASYRR, via the coding sequence ATGGACTACATGATTGAAGATCTGATGGAAGAGGTCGTTGAGCGGGGAGGCTCCGATTTACACCTCTCAGTAGGCTTACCTCCCTACATTCGTATCAACGGAAAATTAACTCCTACTGATTATGATCCGCTCAGTCAAGAGCAATGTCAGCGTCTTATCTTTAGCATGCTGAATAACACTCAACGTAAGCAGCTAGAGCAAACATGGGAACTAGATTGTTCCTATGGTGTGAGGGGGCTAGCTCGGTTTAGGGTAAATGTCTATAAAGACCGAGGGACTTATGCTGCGGCATTGCGTGCTCTTAGCTCTAAAATTCCTTCTATCGAAACATTAGGACTACCCAATATTGTCCGAGAAATGTCGGAAAAACCACGAGGGTTGGTCCTCGTTACGGGGCCTACCGGTTCAGGGAAAACAACAACCCTTGCCTCTATGATTAACAATATCAATCTAACTCGGGCTGAGCATATTCTTACGGTGGAGGATCCCATCGAATTTGTTTATGAACCCATTAAAAGTTTGATTCATCAACGTCAGGTTGGTGAAGATACCAAAAGCTTTGCGAATGCGCTACGAGCAGCTCTTCGTGAAGATCCAGATGTTATTCTGGTTGGGGAAATGCGGGATCTCGAAACCATTCAACTTGCTATCTCTGCAGCAGAAACAGGTCACTTGGTTTTTGGGACACTTCATACCAGTTCAGCTGCCCAAACGGTCGATCGAATGGTAGATGTCTTTCCACCTGAGCAACAGACTCAAGTTCGAGTGCAATTGTCTAACTCTTTAGTAGCTGTATTTAGCCAAACGCTGGTGACACGAAAGAACCCAAAACCAGGCGAGTTTGGGCGAGTCATGGCCCAAGAAATTATGGTATCAACACCTGGAATTGCTAACTTAATTCGGGAAGGGAAAACGTCCCAGATCTATTCTGCGATTCAAACTGGTGGAAAGTTGGGGATGGTAACGTTGGAAAAAGTTTTAGCAGAACTGTATCGTGCAGGTACGATTTCCTTTGAATCTGCTGTATCAAAAACCTCCCGACCTGATGAAATGCAACGCCTTATGGGGGCAGCTCCTATGGGGAATCAACGTGGCTCTGGTGCCGCATCCTATCGGCGATAA
- a CDS encoding DUF3143 domain-containing protein — protein MTESCLPDPKTPLYNHPLPQIELWLHQLGCHQDSQDLHLWRVERDQWKAEIWLDIEELSVVYVPAVSTERDIQRTFKYSLSRQDIEDAVFSGP, from the coding sequence ATGACTGAATCCTGTTTGCCAGATCCTAAAACTCCGCTGTATAATCATCCTCTTCCTCAAATTGAGCTATGGCTTCACCAGCTTGGATGCCACCAAGATTCTCAGGATTTGCATCTTTGGCGTGTTGAGCGCGATCAGTGGAAGGCAGAAATATGGCTAGATATCGAGGAGTTGTCTGTTGTATACGTGCCAGCTGTTTCCACTGAACGCGATATTCAACGAACCTTCAAGTACTCTTTAAGCCGCCAAGATATTGAGGATGCAGTGTTTTCTGGTCCTTAG
- the grpE gene encoding nucleotide exchange factor GrpE → MSEDAKQHENTEANDVGYSDESSLHQEESNSEYEELVVDDSEELPLDALEELVSSASSDDAPHSSTASPEETSIPEQEDSSEALSQLATEVETLKSQLDERTSQYVRIAADFENFRRRTAREKTDLEQRVKRETLSELLPVIDSFDRARSHIKPQTDQEENIHNSYQGVYKQLVDCLKRIGVAPMRSKGQPFDPNLHEAVMREPTNEFEEGMVVEELVSGYLLGEQVLRHAMVKVAAPLEQEEPEAVTEEEVAEEAENAVSE, encoded by the coding sequence ATGAGCGAAGACGCGAAGCAGCACGAGAATACTGAGGCTAATGATGTAGGTTACTCAGATGAATCTTCGCTTCATCAGGAAGAGTCAAACTCAGAGTACGAAGAATTAGTGGTAGACGACTCTGAAGAGTTGCCTTTAGATGCTTTAGAAGAACTGGTTTCATCTGCTTCGTCTGATGACGCCCCCCATAGCTCGACTGCCTCACCGGAAGAAACATCCATACCTGAGCAAGAAGACTCATCAGAAGCACTATCTCAGTTAGCAACAGAAGTTGAAACCTTAAAAAGTCAGTTAGACGAGCGCACCAGTCAATATGTCCGAATCGCAGCGGATTTCGAAAACTTTCGTAGACGTACGGCGCGAGAGAAAACAGATTTAGAACAACGGGTGAAACGAGAAACACTCAGTGAGCTTCTTCCCGTTATTGATAGCTTTGATCGGGCCAGATCTCATATCAAACCTCAAACCGATCAAGAAGAAAACATTCATAACAGTTACCAAGGGGTCTACAAACAATTAGTGGATTGTTTGAAGCGAATTGGAGTTGCACCCATGCGTTCTAAAGGACAACCCTTTGACCCTAATCTCCACGAAGCTGTAATGCGGGAACCCACTAACGAATTCGAAGAAGGTATGGTTGTTGAAGAATTAGTCAGTGGATACTTATTAGGTGAACAAGTTCTACGGCATGCCATGGTAAAGGTTGCTGCTCCTTTAGAGCAAGAAGAGCCAGAAGCAGTTACTGAGGAAGAAGTAGCTGAGGAAGCCGAAAATGCTGTCTCTGAATAA
- a CDS encoding GspE/PulE family protein, producing MVNSSSQRRALVTRHNFSPFGNKLISTGYVDQDQMREATLESRRSGRSLVEILQGLTGQSLPPELLRQYKRQQLFELKILYGIDSLDLELSQIPTDQIEELIQNYISLDLCRRYQMVPLTLDKETDPATLLVAMVDPDNLGALDDLGRILREKNLTLQRMVIAVEDYQQLISKYLDQQAAEQKANEKPIEFDLDDDLDAIAGLDDLPSDELETDLGAALQDAETAPIIGLVNKILAKALQNGVSDIHIEPQEDHLRIRFRKDGVLQQAFDPLPRKIIPAVISRFKIISELDIAERRLPQDGRIRRLFQGRKIDFRVNTLPSRYGEKIVLRILDNSSTQLGLDKLVSDEDSLNIVREMVSRPFGLILVTGPTGSGKTTTLYSALAECNHPGVNISTAEDPIEYTLPGLTQVQVIREKGMDFASILRAFLRQDPDVILVGETRDKETAKTAIEAALTGHLVLTTLHTNDAASAVARLAEMEVEPFMVSASLLGVVAQRLVRRVCSDCKIPYHPTPTELGRFGLSASPGTEITFYKANTLSADELQTAQATGQTVCSTCNGIGYKGRCGVYEVMQITETLQTLITEGAPTERIKEVAVEEGMKTLLAYSLELVKKGDTTLAEVERVTFTDSGLEAELKAKRKTSLTCRVCDADLRPEWLDCPYCTTPRFQD from the coding sequence ATGGTTAACTCTTCCTCACAGCGGCGTGCTCTCGTTACTCGGCACAATTTTTCCCCTTTTGGCAACAAGCTGATTTCAACAGGTTATGTTGACCAAGACCAAATGCGGGAAGCGACCCTAGAAAGTCGACGCTCAGGACGTTCACTTGTCGAAATTCTTCAAGGACTCACTGGACAGTCTTTACCACCAGAACTTCTACGCCAATATAAACGACAACAACTTTTTGAACTAAAAATACTGTATGGTATCGACTCTTTAGATCTTGAGTTAAGCCAAATTCCAACGGATCAGATCGAAGAATTGATCCAGAATTATATTTCTCTAGACCTCTGTCGACGCTATCAGATGGTCCCCCTGACCCTTGATAAAGAAACGGATCCGGCAACATTGCTGGTGGCAATGGTTGATCCAGATAATTTAGGTGCCCTGGACGATCTAGGACGTATTCTCAGGGAGAAAAATCTAACCTTGCAACGCATGGTAATTGCGGTTGAGGACTATCAGCAACTTATTAGTAAGTATCTTGATCAGCAAGCGGCTGAGCAAAAAGCGAATGAAAAGCCGATTGAGTTCGATTTAGATGATGACTTAGATGCGATCGCAGGTTTAGACGATCTCCCTAGTGATGAACTTGAAACGGACTTGGGGGCTGCTCTTCAGGATGCGGAAACAGCTCCCATCATTGGTCTAGTTAACAAAATTCTGGCTAAAGCTTTACAGAACGGTGTCTCTGATATTCATATTGAACCCCAAGAAGATCATCTTCGGATTCGATTCCGTAAAGACGGTGTGCTTCAACAGGCCTTTGACCCACTGCCTAGAAAAATCATTCCTGCAGTCATATCCCGTTTCAAAATCATTTCAGAGCTCGACATTGCCGAGCGCCGCCTTCCGCAAGATGGTCGTATCCGGCGACTTTTTCAAGGACGCAAGATTGACTTTCGAGTGAATACCTTACCAAGCCGATATGGAGAGAAGATTGTACTTCGTATTCTGGATAACTCCTCGACTCAACTGGGTTTAGACAAACTTGTTTCAGATGAAGATAGTCTAAACATTGTCAGAGAAATGGTCAGTCGACCGTTTGGACTAATTTTGGTGACAGGACCGACTGGTTCTGGTAAAACAACGACTCTCTATTCTGCCTTAGCCGAATGTAATCACCCAGGCGTTAACATCAGTACTGCTGAGGACCCGATTGAATATACTCTCCCAGGTTTAACCCAGGTTCAGGTGATTCGAGAGAAAGGAATGGATTTTGCCTCAATCTTGAGAGCTTTTCTAAGACAAGATCCAGATGTCATTCTAGTGGGTGAGACCCGAGATAAAGAAACGGCAAAAACAGCTATTGAGGCTGCGCTAACGGGCCACCTTGTGTTAACAACCCTGCATACGAATGATGCGGCTAGTGCGGTTGCTCGCCTGGCAGAGATGGAAGTTGAGCCTTTTATGGTTTCTGCATCCTTACTGGGTGTTGTTGCCCAGCGTTTGGTTCGGCGAGTATGCTCAGACTGCAAAATCCCTTATCACCCTACTCCCACTGAGCTTGGCCGATTTGGGTTATCTGCTTCTCCTGGAACAGAGATTACCTTTTATAAAGCTAATACTCTCTCAGCTGATGAACTTCAAACTGCCCAAGCTACCGGGCAAACGGTTTGTTCAACTTGTAATGGTATTGGTTATAAAGGGCGTTGTGGTGTCTATGAAGTCATGCAGATCACTGAAACTCTGCAAACACTAATTACTGAGGGAGCCCCTACCGAGCGGATTAAAGAAGTAGCAGTTGAAGAAGGAATGAAAACCCTTCTGGCCTACAGTCTTGAACTAGTTAAGAAAGGGGATACTACTCTCGCTGAAGTTGAACGAGTTACCTTTACAGATAGTGGCTTAGAAGCTGAACTTAAGGCTAAGCGCAAAACATCTCTAACTTGTCGAGTCTGTGATGCAGATTTAAGGCCTGAGTGGTTGGATTGCCCCTATTGCACGACACCAAGATTCCAAGATTAA
- a CDS encoding J domain-containing protein, giving the protein MDSNFYQLLDLSPGASSDEIHDAYRRKSKVYHPDTTALPKETAIQKFQQLNDAYSVLSSPELRKSYDYRLGVSPAKYTSVQKVRSSDNPVASSQVQIQERPLSSGELVALLILCITFLGCLILAVVLGFARGEMMFVGLATLYLI; this is encoded by the coding sequence ATGGATTCAAATTTCTACCAGTTGCTAGATCTTTCTCCTGGAGCTTCTAGTGATGAGATCCATGATGCTTATCGAAGAAAGAGCAAGGTTTACCATCCCGACACAACGGCTTTACCCAAGGAAACTGCGATCCAAAAATTTCAACAACTTAATGATGCATATAGTGTTTTGAGTAGTCCTGAACTAAGAAAATCATATGATTATCGTTTAGGTGTTTCGCCTGCCAAATATACCTCCGTGCAGAAGGTGCGCAGTTCAGATAATCCAGTGGCATCTTCACAGGTTCAAATCCAAGAACGTCCTTTGTCTTCTGGCGAGCTTGTTGCATTATTAATTTTGTGTATAACCTTCTTAGGGTGTTTAATCTTGGCTGTGGTGTTGGGTTTTGCCCGTGGAGAAATGATGTTTGTAGGACTTGCTACTCTTTACCTGATATGA